The segment TCTTAGctctccctgagggcagaggctgtaTCCATCAATTTACTATTTCATGGAGAAAGTGAGGCCAGGCACCCTCTTTTCACCTACTTTTTGCAGAATCACCTTAGTGTATTGGATTCCAATTCTGAATCATCAAAATGCATGCTGTGACCTCAGGTAGCTCCTTTATCcactctgggcctcggtttccccttTACAAGTACAAGTGGCCCTGAAGCTGATGGTTTTCCAAACTTTCCAACCCACATGGTTCCTCATCCCAGCACGAAGTCCTGAAGGCAGGAGGAACAGGCCAGGCAAAGAGCTGCAAAGTGCTTGAGGACGTGGAGAAGCCTGTGGGGCCGGTTGCGGGCACCGCCTCTCAGACACAGCTTCGTGTCTGGGTTCCGAAGGAGGCTGTGGGTCACTCAGCAGCAGCCCAGACCACTCCTTGGCATGGCTCAGAgccccagtgcctggcagggagggaaggcctaaaatatttttttgttttaaattttttattgagaaatattggggaacagtgtgtttctccaaggcctatcagctccaagttattgtccttcaatctacttgtggagggcgcagctcatctcccagtccagttgctgtttttaacTTAGtagcagggggtgcagcccaccatcccatgcgggaattgaaccggcaaccttgttgttgagagctcgcgctctaaccaattgagccatccagctgcccctccggcagctcagctgcagctcattgtcttcaatctagttgtggagggcgcagctcactggcccatgtgggaatcgaaccagcaaccctgttgttcagagctcacgctctaaccaattgagccatctggccactcctcaaaatatttcttcaagaaacGAAGTCAGACATCCCCAGAGCAAATTTAGAGGTGGGGTGATGGACTTGTGTTCCATGTTGTTTGTTTCCCAGGAAGGAGGATCAAGTGTACTGCAATGGTCATTAGATTTCTTGTATGGATCTACTCTCCCTTCCACCAGGGAAAGGAAGGTGTGTTTTACCATCACTTAGTTgtaatttgctttaaaagataATAACGTCTAAGATGTCTACAGAGATCTCCTCTTAAAACACTACTGATCCATTAGAATATGTGGACCACAGAGCACGCCTGGGAACTGTCCTCAAGTCCAGGGCTTTGGTGCTGGCCTTTTGGGAGGCCAGAGGGCATCATCGGGACCCCTCACATCCCAAGGAGGGCACTGAGTCTCTCCAAGTACTGTGCATTCTGTGGGGAACTCTGGAAAGGACCGGAGGAGAGCTGCGGTCTCAGAGACCTGGGGGTGCTCAGGGCAGGACGCCTGTGTCCagctggggcaggaagaggccCCTTTGTGAGTGGGGACATTCTGGTTGGCTGTCGTTGGCTCGTTAGGACTCCAGCCACGGGGATGAGAGACAGCCCAGCAAACTGTCACAAGAGAGGTAAGCCGGGGAGTGCTCTGCCCTCTAAAGTAAATGGTTCCAAACAACAAGGCATTGTTTCTTTTGTATCCGGTATGTGCTCCTTTTGTTGGTGTGTTGTTTCTCCTATCTACTGGTGATAACAAGTGTGAAAGTACTtcacaaaattacaaatattattgttgttaaatGTGTCATTGCATCTCTctatccccaccccccagttaTTTTGATTGGCTGATCCCAATTACTAAGCTTATCAGGATGGTGTGGGAGGTGAAAGCGGGCCGGCTGCCCTGCGTGGGAGCCCTCCCAAGGGTCACCTCCTCCGTGGGCAGGCCTTAGGCACCTGCGCTCTTGTCCAGAGGGCTCCTGGTTTATACCTAGTATATACCTGGTTTGGGTGAATGACTTCTGCGTCAGTGCCATGCTATTTTACCTGTTCATaagagaaggaaattattttcccACATTAATGGGGAGCGTGGGGGCAGGACAGTCAGAGAAGAATTGAAGTAGAGATTCCAGCTTTCTCTGCCCCCCGTGTATCCCACAGGGCTCAGATTctatcttgttctttttcttcattttgtttacttaCTTTATCTAGAGTGAAaaccagtctctctctctctctctctctctctctctctctctctctctctctctctctaaaataaaaaccaaaaaagaattGCTCAACTTGGGCAATCTATCAACTTACTGGGAAATAACCAATCACTCAGtttaaatagacaaaaattaGCCTACTCCGGCATGTGGGACTGGTACCCGTCTGACAAGTTTGGGTCAGTTTAGGGTCTGTGATGACAGATGGAAAGGCCCAGGAATAGAGCTAGTGTGGGCTATTTTGGGAGGGAGAAAGGCCTGGCTGTCGGCACTCAGTGGGACTAGGCAGGAGGCTGTGGGGACCACTGCGACACAGGCATATAAAGGTGGGGGGCAGCTGAGACCTGGCAGGGTGCAGACTGTGTCCCAAGGGGTGCGAACTGTGAGCTGATGAGCAGCATCCAGTGCAGAGGAGGCCAAAGTATTACCCgcccccatttcatagatgacaATATTGAGGGTCAAGAGGCTTGTTCTGTGCCACCTAACACATAAGCAAGAGAACACCAATATCCAGACTTCTGATTTCGTAATCAGTTCTTGTTCCCAAAACTTGATGGGGTAGAAAAAACTTACAGGAGTCACTGACTGGGCATCACTGTaaaactcgtgtgtgtgtgtgtgtgtgtgtgtgtgtgtgtgtgtgctgtctgTGCCAGAAAATGTTTCTGGAATGAAGCTTCTAGTCGTTTGGCCCCCTGCTCCAGGTTCTGGCCTGCAGGTTGCTCAATGGCTTTGCATCTCACCTGGCTGATAGACCTATGGCTGAGAATGTTCTCTGAGCTCCGTGGTGGAAGTGTTTAAGCATCTTCACTCTGAGGCATTGGGAAAGCCGGGGAGGAAGGAGCTGAGAAAGGCTGTGTTTCCAGGTAACATCTAGCCTTGGCCTGACTCCCAGGGAGAGGGCCTGGAGCATGAAGCGCGTGGCAGCATTGAGACAATGCGGCAAGAGGACTGGCTTCCGGAGGGCATCAGTCAGGCAATGGCTGTGGTCTGGGGTATAACTTCCTGGGTCAGTTAACTCCTATCAGCCAACGACAGTTTtctggagtggggagggcagcGGTGAGCTGTCAGCAGCCAACCCTCACAGCACCACCCGCCTAGGGGAACTGGGCCTGGCACCAACAGGGTGCACTGAAGCGAaatccagtgcctggcatggaggaAGCTTTTTCAGGTTGGCTGAATGGGAGGGTAAAGGAACACCCGCACAGGGCTTCCTCGTGGGTAAGAGGGGCAATGgggttcttttgttcttttttctactaACCTCAGATCTACCACTCAACAGGACCATCTCCGAGGAAAATGAACCCCatgctgggcctgggcctgcttCTGGCTGGCCTCCTCACTGCGGAAGGTCTTCTGAAGCCCAACTTCTCTCCGAAGAATCATGGAGCTATGAGCCAGACCCAAAAGAGGAAGGGCAGGATGGAAGCCCGGGACCTCTCAAGGCGGAACATGGCCTTCGGCTTTAAGCTGTACAGGAAGATAGCCTCCACGGGCCACAGCAAGAACATCTTCTTCTCCCCCGTGAGCATCTCTACGGCCTTCTCCATGCTGTGTCTGGGTGCCCAGGATTCCACGCTGGCCGAGATTAAAAATGCCTTCAACTTCAAGGATATACCGGAGAAAGACCTTCATGAGGGCTTCCATTACCTTATCTGCAGGCTGAACCAGTGGAACCAGAACCTCAAGCTGGGCTTTGGGAACACCTTGTTCATTGATCAGAGGCTGCGGCCGGAAGAGAAGTTTCTGACAGACAGCAAGAACCTGTACAATGCAGACATCATCCCTACCAACTTCCAGAACTTGAAAAATACTCAGAAGCAGATCAATGACTATGTCAGTCAGAAAACCCAGGGGAAAATCGATAAACTGATTGAGTATATAGATCCGGGCACTGTGATGATCCTTGGAAATTATGTTTTCCTTCAAGGTAAGGCCTGGAAAAAGACATGCTGAGATGGAAAATGTAGGATGGCTGGTAGGCTTGGATTTAAGACTGAGTTGGTCACTTGCGTGCTCGGTGACCTTGAATTCATAAGTAATTGCTCAGAGCCTCACTTTTCCTATCTGCAAAATGAGTACCTTGACACGTCACTCATAGGGCCGTTATTGGGGTTGAAAGCgaaaatgtatgtgaaatgcACTTTGTGAAGTCTAAATTAGTCTCCATGTATGCCTTTTCATTATTACTGATTATACCAACACAAAACTGGTTGTAGAGTTTGCAGAAACATTCTTTGCCTCATTTcttagatgaggaaaatgaaattcagagagacagagtAATTGACTTACTCGGTTACAAAGACAGTCAATGAAAGAACTGAAATCCACTTTTTTTGGCCCGAGGGCTATGCACTTTCCATCACTCCAAGCAGAGGCCCAGAATGGTGATGGTATTAATGACGATGGTGATGGTGATCACTTTGGTGGGGCCCTTGGCCTCTTATCTGAACCTGTAGATTCCCAAGTCTGAAGGTGAGAGACTGAAAAGAAAGTGGAAGAGTATTCCCAAATCCAAGCACCATCCCCCTGACCAtacacacccactcacacacGATAGGCGCACACAAAGGTTGGCCAACATAGGCAAGAATCAGAGGCCAGAAGCCATCAGGCCAGGCAAGATTACTGCTGGGTTATCAGCAACATGGTTCTGAATATGGAAATTCCGCTATCCCAAAATCCACAGGAGGATGATggcaatagaagaaaaagaaaaagagtgacaACGGTAGACTGAAATCTCAGTCCTCCCaaagcagagggagaaaggagaatcCGGAATTTCCCAAAGTCGCTACAGCCCCTAGATTACAAGAACAATGGTGACAATAATGCCAATGATGACTAGCATCCATTCGACActcactatacacagttattaagCTGTGCTGCCTTTTCCCAGACTCACAGCAATCCTATTAGGTGCCCATCAATATCCCTATTCTGCAGATAAGGACACTGGAGCCCAGGGAGGTTAAGACTCAAGGTTATCCTTCTAAAACAGTAACGCTAGAATTGGAACTCAGGGACTTGGCCCTCAGAAGCCTATCCTGAGGGCTCTGAGGGTAGTGAGTTGGAAAAGACCTAGGCCTGAGTTTATGCCTAATGGCATCGAAGAGTCTACAGGATAGAAAAGGAGGGGTCCAAACACCCAGGTTTGCCAGTCCACTGCTCTTCAGCCTAGTCCATCATTTTTCTTAGTCCCACGTGAGAGTGGCACCTTCAGGGCTGACTTACAAGAGAGCTGAGAATTTTCACTCATATCAGATCCAAATAGTCTCTGCTAAGTATAATCTAGTCCCTTCTGCTGGGACACAGTCCACAGGCTTGCTCACCCTCAGGAGTACGTGGGCTTAGGACAATCTACAGCTCTCTTCTTAGCTCAGTAGCCCTGGTCCTGGCTTCTTTGGGAACTGATAATGAAGCCCCAGTCCACCTCACCAAAAGTCTTTAGGGGCATGGCACGAGGACAGGGATGCCTGGGGTTCTGTCCTGATGTCTCAGAGTATTCAAACCCCTTTCCTTGAATCCATGTGGACAGAGACCAGTGGTGAACTAGATCTAGTCACCTATTCTCCCTCAGGACTCTAATGCCACTTTGTCCTTCTTTAATCTTAAGCCACATGGCAACATGAGTTTGATCCAAAGGCAACTAAAGAGGAAGATTTCATTCTGGATGGAAACAAGACAGTGAAGGTGCCCATGATGTTTCGTGGGGGCATGTATAAAGTTGGCCATGACAATCAGCTCTCCTGCACTATCCTGGAAATGCCCTACAAGAACAACATCACAGCGACCTTCATTCTTCCCGACAAGGGCAAAATGGAGCAAGTGGAGGAGGCCTTGAGGCTGGACACTTTTGACAGATGGAAAAAATTAGTCATGCGAAGGTAAAGAGGGAGCCTGCTGTATGcagcttcttccttcttcctcccttcctcccactctcTTTACTTTTTCTATCCCCAATTTACTGAGCTCTTATCCCATTCCCGTCTCCAAGTTATTTCTGACAATTTCCCATGGAGCTGCAGCTCTGTGCCGGCCAGCAAGGGTGCTTCGTGCTCCCCTCGCCAAGCCCCTCTGCAACCCCGGAGCTGAGACCACTACAAGGGCACTACCAACCGCACGCAGATATCCCTGGGGGGCTGTCATCTGCTCTCTGGTTTCAAGAGATTGTCCATATTCCTCCCTTTGTTCCTCCACCCAAGTGTGGAATAGGCCCTGTGAGATTTCCTCAGGCCAGCACAGGCCTTACTGGAGGTTTGGGGATAACAGAACCAAAGTTCCCCACAAGGACCCAGGGATACTTACAGTACATAGAAGTGGCTTCTCATGGAGTCCTGGTGCCAGCTTCTCTTAGGGTCTTCTTCAGAGTGCCCTCCTAGCTAACTCCTGGTCTGTCCCCGGAAACATGCTAGGACTTCTTGCAGCTTCTTGTTCCTTAGGCCAGGCCTCCCTGCCAGGAGGACCATGGAAAGGATTGTTCCTCCCACTGCAGATGAGGTCCTGACTCTGCAGTCACTTCTGGCCCCAGGATGACGGAGAGCAGTAATGTCTACCCGCTCAGGGGAAACTTGGCATCCTCTTTCCATGGTCGTCCATGGTTCCCAGGGGGGAACTGCATTTCATCAGAACATGACAGGCCAACAGTCCTACCTTCTGAGCTCACATGGTCTGGGAGACAACTTGTCAAATCTAGACCGCTCCACTGGTCCTTAATGGGGAAGGGCAGGCAGACGGGCCCTTCCTGTGTGCTCTTTGTGTGGTCCCCTCCAGACCATAAGGCCTAGGACAGACTGAGGAGAAAAGTCACCCTTCCCCAGGGCAAGTGACCAAGCCAGCAGGCACACACCTAAAAGACGTGGGCCCAGCACACTTGGGAATTTAGGCTATGGATGGCTGCAGCCTGGGCTCTGCACTGAAGACTCCTGCTTTGTATGTGTGTAATTAGAAGCCAGCTATGGTGATTCCCCAGAGGAAAGGCTCAGCTTTCccaaaaagcaaatcaaaatctCCACCTGTAGGAGGCACACATTGCTGGTGACTGAAACATCAATCGCCTGTTCAAACTTTCCAGGTCCACTCCTGGCCGGAGTACCCCATCACACCTTTACATATTTCCTGTGACATGAAGCCACCTTCCAGCATCGGCCCCACTTTTTCTGCTTTCCCACTTCGACATGAACTAAAGCCACTCTCCCCATCTACGCACCAGATCCTACCTCCTCTCACTACTCAGGAATGTCACTCGAGAAACTCTTTTCTTTCCTACATCAGCAAATGTGTTTGCTCTCTACTAATCATCTCTGTCAGATATGAAGATGATGTTATTTCTCCCATCATAAAACAATCTTCTCCTGACCCCACTACTCCCctattgctgttttttttttttttttttgctccgtTTTGCAGGTAAATACCTTGAAGCAGTTTGCCTCTATTCACTGTCCACAGCTCCTCTCCTCCCATCCTCTTAAGCCCACTCCAGTCAGCCTTTTGCACTCACCACCATGGAGACTTCCATCACCAAGGGCACCCATGTGGCTTGTTTCAGACCTTTCTCAACCTGCCAGCAACATCTGACCCAATGGCTCACCCTTCCTTCTTAAGAGGTATTTTTCACTTGGCTTCCAGGCCCCCACAGTCTCTTGGCTCCTCTCACCTCTCCCCTGTCCTGCAGGTCTCAGAGCTGAGTGGCATGGGACTCACTCCTCGGGCCTCTTTCCCATTGATATTCACTGCCTTAGTGCCCGCATCAGGCTCAGAGATTTCAATACCACTTGTGTGACCCCAGCTTCCCCGTGATTCTGTCCTTAGCCTCAGTTCTCCCTCTCAGACTCCAGGGTCACAGATCTGTCTGCTGAGCCAGGATCTCCCCTGGATGATGCCCGGTAAGATCTCGGTCTCAGTGTGTTGGGAACGGACATCCTATGGAATCTCCTCAAGCTTCTGATCTCCTTCCAGTGACTCCACCTTCTACTATAGTTGCCCAAGCTGAAAACCGTGGGGCCCTACTCAATCACTCTCTTCTCCCCAGCCTCTCATTCAATCTGTTAGGGGATCCCATTGGccccactttaaaaaatatctggagTCTGATCCCTTCTGGTGAGCTCTATGACTCCCAACACCTGGTCTCCAAATGGTCTCCCAGGATCAACTCttgtcccccccaacccccccggCCCCACCCCACCAAGAGTATATTCTTCATAGAGCAGACAAAACGATCCTTTTAAACCCTAAGAAGACCATGTCACTGCTCTGTTCGAAACACTACTGTGATTACCCATTTCGCtcagaaaaaaggggaaaaaaagtaacttgcccaactcCTTTGCCTCCTTCACAGTTGTCAAATCTTCCCTTTACTCCAGCATTCCTGATTCCTTTcagggaatctgtattttttcccACAGCACATACTGCCTTCTTATACGCAGACTGCCGGTCTGTGTATCTATGCTACGCTCTGATTTTTGTTGTGTTGGTTTTACTGCCTGACTGTCCTGCTAAAGTACAAGCTCACGGGCATGGACTGCAGCCTATTTTGTTCGCAGATGCATCTaagcatctagaacagtgcctggcacagagtaggcacttaataaatgcatttgttgaatgaatggatgaatagaaaGGTAAGTTGAGGAGTCACTGGGCCTATCGCTGGTGTTTAAAGTGGTGACATTGAATGGAGTCCCTTGGGAGGGAGAAAAGATAGCAAAGAGAAGAGGACCAAAGTCTGAGGCTTGGAGCATCACAGCGATGAGATGAGCCATGAGGCGGAAGCAACAAAGGGTGAGAGAAGGAGTGGCTGGTGAGGAGAGGAAAAGCAGGAGGGCACAGACTTGGGTGGGCATGCATCGAGATGGAAAAATGCATCAACTTTCTAGTGCTGGCCCCTGACAGCTGGCCATTGGATCCAGCAAGCTGAAGTCGGCGGTGACTCCGGAAGGAGCTGCTTTGGTAGAATGTGGAGGACGAAGGCCTGATTGGAGTGGGTTGAGGCCGTAATGGGAGGAAGCAGAGAGTGCTGGTAGGTACAGCTTCCACTAAGAATGAAAGAAACGATGTGGGCTGGAAGCTAGAGGTGACTCAAGGCCAATGGAGatgtgtttggttttgttctttcagGATAGGGGCTATTATAGCAGATGTTCTGCTTCTGAGACTGAGCAGGTAGACACCATTGATAGATGGcgtgggagaaaaaggaaacataggCGGGAATGAAGCTCTTGGAGAGGCAAGAAGAAATGGGGTTCAGAGCCAGGTGGACAGGAATCCAGAGCTCGCAGGCACCTCATGGACACATGTGCACAGGTCCTGGGCAGAGAGGCCAAGCCAGGTGCCACTCACAGAGGATGGGAAGCTGCTGCTAACTCCAGAGCAAGAGGATGAACCCTTGCTGATTGCTGACTCTGCTGAGCACCTTACGTGCCTTTCCTGTGCGACTCTTATTCTCCCTGGCTGCTATGATTTTCACCATCACTTTTGCACAAGTGGCTTAGAGAGGTCAGATCCTTTGCTCCATGTCACAGAGCTCATGAGACACAGAGCGGATGTGACCTCAGCTCTGCCTGGCTTCAGCTCTCGGGCACTGCCGCCTCTAGCATTAGGCCTGCTGGGGTCAGGATGGCTCAGAGCCTGGGCATGGCTGAGACTGCAGTGGGGAGACCTTGGTGGCTGCAGCTGAAGGGACCCTGAGGCAGCGGGGACTTGAGAATATTTCTGCGATGAGGGCTCTGGAACAGGTTGGATAGGAGACAGGGGCGTAGTTCAGAGAGCACAGGTGTTTCTAAATCAGGATCCTGAGATTAAGGAGCCCCTCCTCATTCTGTGAACACAGAGAAAGTCTGAGACCTCGGGGGCTGGGAGGACAAATGTCTCAGTCACTATCTATCCTGGGGCCTGCCCTGGAAAAAGGCAGAACCTTGTTGCTCACCTTTGTCACTTCCCACTTCCCAGGGTGGTAGACGTGTCCTTGCCCAGGTTCTCCATTACTGGCACCTACAACCTGAAGAAGACTCTTTCCCACCTGGGTATCACCAGAATCTTTGAGGAGCACGGCGATCTCTCCAGGATTGTCCCTAATCGAAGCCTGAAAGTGGGCGAGGTAAGCCTGCCTGTCCCGGGCACTGGCCCAGGGAGCCTTCACCcagccctgggccagagccgctgTCACAGCAGCTGTACAAGCCAGGATTCCACCCACCAGGGAGGCTGAGCTCGAATCCAGCTCTGCCCTCACCAGCCATGAGATCCTGGGCGAATCATGAACCTGCCCAAGCCTCACGACTTCAGTCTTTAAGATTGGGACCAATCTCCTGGGGCTACAAGCAATTGGTCAAGGTCCAGACCATTTATCAGGTCTGGAATGGGTCTAGGTCTGACCTGGACCCTTTCTCAAAGGCTTC is part of the Rhinolophus sinicus isolate RSC01 linkage group LG03, ASM3656204v1, whole genome shotgun sequence genome and harbors:
- the SERPINA12 gene encoding serpin A12, producing MNPMLGLGLLLAGLLTAEGLLKPNFSPKNHGAMSQTQKRKGRMEARDLSRRNMAFGFKLYRKIASTGHSKNIFFSPVSISTAFSMLCLGAQDSTLAEIKNAFNFKDIPEKDLHEGFHYLICRLNQWNQNLKLGFGNTLFIDQRLRPEEKFLTDSKNLYNADIIPTNFQNLKNTQKQINDYVSQKTQGKIDKLIEYIDPGTVMILGNYVFLQATWQHEFDPKATKEEDFILDGNKTVKVPMMFRGGMYKVGHDNQLSCTILEMPYKNNITATFILPDKGKMEQVEEALRLDTFDRWKKLVMRRVVDVSLPRFSITGTYNLKKTLSHLGITRIFEEHGDLSRIVPNRSLKVGEAVHKAKLKMDEKGTEAAGASGMQTLPMEMPFTFKLNSSFLLVITEDIMPSVLFMGKIVNPAGT